In a single window of the Dreissena polymorpha isolate Duluth1 chromosome 3, UMN_Dpol_1.0, whole genome shotgun sequence genome:
- the LOC127871278 gene encoding alpha-glucosidase-like has product MANENANHPLPEKDKDDFYTTELDDSKAKFIQNGDDSHVVVEVGSSSEASFNGLGKEELMKYADDPFWVRTRKILFILFWVGWLAMLVAAVLIIVFAPKCPERPNLKWYQKDVIYQVQPKSFLDTTTDKNDAGAGIGDLHGINAKISYFEDIGVNALWINSIYEAGKDSYEGQDVVDHKKVSEILGGMAAFDDLRKNTKKKGMKLILDFIPNYTGKTHQWFNKSETRDADYADYYIWADGKSSTSPPNNWVTVDNQPAWTYSNVRKQWYYHSSSLKYPELNLRNETVLAELDGILRFWFEKGVDGFAVQGLQHLVEGNDTLLNENTAGQHTMDQADNLNLVKRWRAIADSFSDKPGRERVLIGMVSGTTNITTEYKNAGIHITISDVLVATSSSCDNTCIVEKLVSATEDSNGWRGWMLDNENTERYATKWNEAKQKAWQVFHLLLPGTPIVYYGDEIAMTNGNVAANQKKDPLGKRDEYRTPMLWSRKENAGFCAADIAPWLPVNADYQSTSVEYNKAHLLPYSTLESFQDLVNLRKKEAFQFGSVEFKTYSKDILYFIRKAKGFPSYLVVMNNGAKTTGFDDIADTLTLVFDSKRQLKTPETFNLKEAPLGFNDGEIYVFEY; this is encoded by the exons ATGGCGAACGAAAACGCTAACCATCCTTTGCCAGAGAAAGATAAAGATGACTTCTACACGACCGAACTTGACGATTCGAAAGCGAAGTTCATTCAAAATGGCGACGATTCGCACGTCGTGGTGGAGGTCGGCTCAAGTTCAGAGGCTTCGTTCAATGGACTCGGCAAGGAGGAGTTAATGAAATATGCCGACGACCCGTTCTGGGTGCGCACCAGGAAGATCTTGTTCATCCTATTCTGGGTCGGCTGGCTGGCGATGCTGGTGGCCGCGGTGTTGATCATCGTGTTCGCGCCCAAGTGTCCAGAGCGACCTAACCTGAAATGGTACCAAAAGGACGTGATCTATCAGGTGCAACCAAAGTCCTTCCTCGACACCACAACCGACAAGAACGACGCCGGCGCTGGAATTGGAGATCTTCATG GTATCAATGCAAAGATTAGCTACTTCGAGGATATCGGAGTAAATGCACTGTGGATCAACTCCATCTATGAGGCTGGTAAAGACTCATACGAAGGACAAGATGTTGTCGATCACAAGAAAGTCTCTGAGATCCTCGGTGGAATGGCTGCATTTGATGATCTTAGAAAGAACACGAAGAAGAAGG GTATGAAACTGATCTTGGACTTCATTCCAAACTACACTGGCAAGACCCACCAGTGGTTCAACAAGAGTGAAACTAGGGACGCTGACTATGCCGACTACTACATCTGGGCGGATGGAAAGAGCTCAACATCTCCACCAAACAACTGG GTGACTGTTGATAATCAGCCAGCATGGACGTACTCCAATGTGAGGAAGCAATGGTACTACCACTCCTCCAGCCTCAAGTACCCTGAGCTCAACCTCCGCAATGAGACAGTCCTGGCTGAACTTGAT GGTATCCTGAGGTTCTGGTTTGAGAAAGGTGTGGACGGGTTTGCAGTGCAGGGGCTACAGCATCTCGTTGAGGGCAATGACACATTGCTGAATGAGAACACAGCCGGTCAGCACACAATGGACCAGGCTGACAACTTGAACTTGGTCAAGCGGTGGAGAGCCATTGCAGACTCCTTCTCAGATAAACCAGGCAGAGAAAG GGTTTTGATTGGTATGGTGTCTGGTACCACCAACATCACCACAGAGTACAAGAACGCTGGTATCCACATCACCATTTCGGATGTGCTAGTTGCCACCAGTAGCTCATGTGATAACACCTGTATCGTAGAGAAACTGGTTTCTGCCACCGAAGACAGCAATGGCTGGAGGGGTTGGATG CTGGACAATGAGAACACAGAGCGCTATGCCACTAAGTGGAATGAGGCCAAACAAAAGGCGTGGCAAGTGTTCCACCTGCTGTTGCCAGGCACTCCCATCGTCTACTACGGTGATGAGATCGCTATGACCAACGGCAATGTGGCAGCCAACCAGAAGAAAGACCCACTT GGTAAGAGAGATGAGTATCGCACACCAATGTTGTGGTCCAGGAAGGAGAATGCAGGGTTCTGCGCTGCTGATATAGCCCCATGGCTGCCAGTGAATGCGGACTACCAGTCAACTAGTGTGGAG TACAACAAGGCCCACCTGCTGCCCTACTCGACACTGGAATCCTTCCAAGACCTCGTGAACCTGCGAAAGAAAGAGGCCTTCCAGTTTGGCTCTGTGGAGTTCAAAACCTACAGCAAGGACATCCTCTATTTCATCCGCAAGGCCAAGGGCTTCCCCAGCTACCTGGTAGTGATGAACAATGGCGCAAAGACCACAGGTTTTGATGACATCGCCGATACCTTGACCCTGGTGTTTGACTCCAAGCGCCAGCTGAAAACCCCGGAGACCTTCAACTTGAAGGAGGCTCCCCTTGGGTTTAATGATGGAGAGATTTACGTCTTTGAATATTAA